In the Gymnodinialimonas sp. 202GB13-11 genome, one interval contains:
- the truA gene encoding tRNA pseudouridine(38-40) synthase TruA produces MPRYAFRIEYDGRPFAGWQRQANVPSVQQTLEEALAKLQSVEPRTTTAGRTDAGVHATGQVASVDLEKPWDPFRLAEALNWHLKPAPVAITACTEVPEDFSARFSALSRSYTYRLVCRRAPVVHDAGFVWQVRGDLDVAAMAEGARHLIGKHDFTTFRAVHCQAQSPVKTLDTIEVEEAPALGGGREIRFHLKARSFLHNQVRSIVGTLERVGAGSWEPDDVRTALEAVDRAACGPVAPPDGLYMTAVGYTDDPFQSGWRETQVEAP; encoded by the coding sequence ATGCCCCGCTACGCCTTCCGCATAGAATATGACGGCCGCCCCTTCGCGGGCTGGCAGCGTCAGGCCAATGTGCCAAGCGTCCAGCAGACGCTGGAAGAGGCGTTGGCCAAGCTGCAATCGGTTGAGCCTCGCACAACGACCGCTGGCCGCACCGATGCCGGGGTTCACGCCACGGGGCAGGTGGCTTCGGTTGATCTGGAAAAGCCGTGGGATCCTTTCCGTCTGGCCGAGGCGCTGAACTGGCACCTCAAGCCTGCGCCGGTTGCGATCACCGCCTGCACTGAGGTGCCAGAGGATTTCAGTGCGCGTTTCTCGGCCCTGTCACGCAGCTACACGTACCGCTTAGTCTGCCGCCGCGCGCCGGTTGTCCATGACGCGGGCTTCGTTTGGCAAGTGCGCGGCGATCTGGATGTCGCGGCCATGGCCGAGGGCGCGCGCCATCTGATCGGCAAGCATGACTTCACCACCTTCCGCGCGGTTCATTGTCAGGCGCAATCCCCGGTCAAAACACTCGACACGATCGAGGTGGAAGAGGCCCCGGCCCTGGGCGGCGGGCGCGAAATCCGCTTCCACCTTAAGGCGCGCTCTTTCCTGCACAATCAGGTCCGCTCCATCGTCGGCACGCTCGAACGGGTCGGTGCCGGTTCGTGGGAGCCGGACGATGTCCGCACAGCGCTTGAAGCTGTCGACCGCGCCGCCTGCGGCCCCGTCGCCCCGCCCGATGGCCTTTACATGACCGCTGTTGGCTATACCGATGATCCGTTTCAATCCGGCTGGCGCGAAACGCAAGTGGAGGCCCCGTGA
- the selD gene encoding selenide, water dikinase SelD, giving the protein MEQQVPIVKDLVFVGGGHTHALVLRKWGMKPVPGVRVTLINPGATAPYSGMLPGHIAGHYTRDELDIDLVRLARFAGARLIVDRAVALDPEAKIVRLGSGREVRYDLVSLDVGITAEMPVLPGFAEHGVPAKPLGRFADIWAERCAGKGPIRIAILGGGVAGCEVAMAAVHRMNGLNREVSVSVIDRGKVLSSVVPAARTRLMGALIEHGVDVIENAVPASVEADAVVLEDGRHIPSDLTIGTAGATPQAWVAETGLPCRDGFLEVDKYLRSTADKTIYAAGDCAHIVHDPRPKAGVYAVRAAPILTHNLRADLTGSQRKPFHPQKDFLKLISMGDKVAVAEKAGLARAGRPLWRWKNSIDQKFMDQFRHLPEMPAPAVPKDAAKGVAAELSGPAPCGGCGAKLGALALDGVLGGAPGDDAAVLTIGGTRQVLSHDHLRAIALDPVLVARVAAIHALGDIWAMGATPQAALAQVILPRATARLQGRALDEVMDAARAVFEEAGAEIIGGHSTEGAELTVGFTVTGLLDRDPITLSGAKPGDALILTKPLGTGVILAAEMQGKAPGEDVLTCWKAMQQPSADAAKALTPHSHAMTDVTGFGLSGHLQNICTASNVGAEIDLNALPLLPGAEALAAQGIRSSLYPQNLAAAPVNAATGARAELLHDPQTAGGLLAAVPAKTATDLPGTIIGTITETPGLTATGHGAQQA; this is encoded by the coding sequence ATGGAGCAACAAGTTCCTATCGTGAAAGATCTGGTCTTCGTCGGCGGCGGTCACACCCATGCGCTCGTGTTGCGCAAATGGGGCATGAAACCGGTGCCGGGCGTCCGCGTCACCCTCATCAACCCTGGCGCTACCGCGCCTTATTCCGGCATGCTGCCCGGCCATATCGCAGGCCATTACACGCGCGACGAGTTGGACATTGATCTCGTCCGCCTCGCCCGTTTCGCGGGCGCGCGTCTGATTGTGGATCGCGCCGTTGCATTGGACCCCGAGGCCAAGATCGTGCGCCTCGGGTCCGGGCGAGAGGTGCGCTATGACCTCGTCTCTCTCGACGTCGGGATCACCGCCGAAATGCCTGTTCTGCCTGGCTTTGCCGAACATGGCGTTCCGGCCAAACCCCTCGGGCGCTTTGCGGACATCTGGGCCGAGCGCTGCGCAGGCAAAGGCCCGATCCGCATCGCGATCCTTGGCGGCGGTGTCGCCGGCTGCGAAGTGGCCATGGCCGCTGTCCACCGCATGAATGGCCTGAACCGAGAGGTCAGCGTTTCCGTCATCGACCGGGGCAAGGTGCTCTCGAGCGTGGTTCCCGCTGCCCGCACCCGCCTGATGGGCGCGCTCATTGAACATGGCGTAGATGTCATCGAGAACGCCGTCCCCGCCTCTGTTGAGGCTGACGCCGTGGTGCTGGAAGATGGCCGCCACATCCCCTCCGACCTGACCATCGGCACCGCCGGAGCCACGCCGCAGGCTTGGGTGGCCGAGACGGGCCTGCCGTGCCGCGATGGATTTCTGGAGGTGGACAAATACCTCCGCTCAACCGCCGACAAAACCATCTACGCCGCAGGTGATTGCGCCCATATCGTCCACGATCCGCGCCCTAAGGCGGGCGTCTACGCTGTGCGCGCCGCACCGATCCTGACGCACAACCTGCGTGCTGATCTGACCGGATCACAGCGCAAGCCGTTCCACCCTCAGAAGGATTTCCTCAAGCTCATCTCGATGGGCGACAAGGTTGCCGTGGCTGAGAAAGCGGGCCTCGCCCGTGCCGGTCGCCCCCTCTGGCGCTGGAAGAACAGCATCGACCAGAAGTTTATGGACCAGTTCCGCCATCTGCCTGAAATGCCTGCGCCTGCCGTGCCGAAGGACGCGGCCAAAGGCGTCGCGGCTGAGCTGTCAGGCCCGGCCCCCTGCGGTGGCTGCGGCGCGAAACTGGGCGCACTGGCGCTTGATGGCGTCCTTGGTGGAGCCCCCGGCGATGACGCCGCCGTCCTGACCATCGGTGGCACGCGCCAGGTCCTCAGTCACGACCACTTGCGTGCCATTGCCCTCGACCCCGTCCTCGTCGCCCGCGTCGCCGCCATCCACGCGCTTGGCGACATCTGGGCCATGGGCGCGACACCGCAAGCCGCACTCGCCCAAGTTATCCTGCCCCGCGCCACGGCCCGGCTTCAGGGTCGCGCCTTGGATGAAGTCATGGACGCCGCCCGCGCGGTGTTTGAGGAAGCTGGAGCCGAGATCATTGGCGGCCATTCCACCGAAGGCGCGGAGCTGACGGTCGGCTTCACCGTCACCGGCCTGCTCGACCGTGACCCCATCACGCTGTCCGGCGCGAAACCCGGCGATGCCCTGATCCTCACCAAACCGCTTGGAACTGGCGTGATCCTTGCTGCTGAGATGCAGGGCAAGGCGCCCGGTGAAGACGTGTTGACCTGCTGGAAGGCCATGCAACAGCCCTCCGCTGACGCCGCCAAAGCCCTCACCCCCCACTCCCATGCCATGACCGACGTCACCGGCTTCGGTCTTTCGGGCCACCTGCAAAACATCTGCACCGCCTCCAATGTCGGTGCTGAGATCGACCTCAACGCCCTGCCGCTGCTGCCTGGAGCCGAGGCCCTCGCCGCCCAAGGTATCCGCTCCTCCCTCTATCCGCAGAACTTGGCGGCGGCCCCCGTCAACGCGGCCACCGGCGCCCGCGCCGAGCTGCTGCACGACCCGCAAACCGCGGGCGGTCTGCTCGCCGCCGTGCCCGCCAAAACCGCCACCGACCTGCCCGGCACGATCATCGGCACCATCACCGAAACGCCCGGCCTCACGGCCACTGGACACGGCGCGCAACAGGCTTAG
- a CDS encoding xanthine dehydrogenase family protein molybdopterin-binding subunit, with amino-acid sequence MSKFGSSQSVTRVEDQRFLTGAGRYTDDIAPENALHAFVLRSPVAHATFTLDTEDARQAPGVHAVITAEDLATAGLENKMRAHVIKNRDGERGDASPRTILAEGRVRFVGDAVAFIVAETLAQAKDAAELIELDFDDLPVKLDLAPGGPVIHETAPDNIVYDFHLGDEAATDAALAQANRTVTLTTYDNRIIVNSMEPRSAFAETEGDKLHVAVTGQGVWGTKNDLIKWFGLSDTQVRVTNPDIGGGFGMKAMEYPEYRLVALAARQTGHPVRWIGERTESMLSDNAGRDLNVTCTLGFDANNKITAYKVDSLSNMGAYNSEFAQAIQSNLFARVLCGPYDIQTMYFRNRGIFTNTTQVDAYRGAGRPEAIYALERVMDFAARELGVDPLDLRRTNFIADEAFPYKTATDELYDVGEFNRVLTRAATEGDVAGFAARRATSEANGKYRGLGVAYYIESILGDPSETAKIELHDGGARLYVGTQSNGQGHETVYRQILHDQTGLPFDQIEVVQGDSDLIAKGGGTGGSRSVTTQGVAMRKTADVLISNLTAFLDKNMDTTDMTFDAEEGVFRAPGSNVVVTLLEAAEKAHQAGEGHLATSEETTKLPGRSFPNGCHIAEVEIDADTGETRVDRYTVVDDLGVLMNPMLAEGQVHGGVVQGIGQAITEQVVYDEDGQLLTATFMDYGMPRADDVPYVAFYTEEIPSTANPLGMKGCGEAGTVGALGAVANAVQDALWPLGLRQVDMPFTPSRVWHMLQEAKGQVAAE; translated from the coding sequence ATGTCGAAATTCGGCTCCAGCCAATCCGTCACTCGTGTCGAAGATCAGCGCTTCCTCACCGGCGCAGGCCGCTACACTGATGATATCGCGCCGGAAAACGCGCTCCACGCCTTTGTCCTGCGCTCGCCCGTGGCCCATGCGACCTTCACGCTCGACACCGAAGACGCCCGCCAAGCCCCCGGCGTCCACGCCGTTATCACCGCTGAAGACCTCGCCACCGCCGGTCTTGAGAACAAGATGCGCGCCCATGTCATCAAGAACCGCGACGGCGAGCGCGGCGATGCCTCCCCCCGGACGATCCTTGCCGAAGGCCGGGTGCGGTTCGTGGGCGATGCCGTGGCCTTCATCGTGGCCGAAACGCTGGCCCAAGCCAAAGACGCGGCTGAGCTGATCGAGCTCGACTTCGACGACCTGCCCGTCAAACTCGACCTCGCCCCCGGCGGCCCCGTCATTCACGAAACGGCCCCCGACAACATCGTTTATGATTTTCACCTCGGGGATGAGGCCGCAACCGACGCCGCGCTTGCCCAAGCCAACCGCACCGTCACCCTCACAACCTACGATAACCGCATCATCGTCAATTCGATGGAGCCGCGCAGCGCCTTCGCCGAAACCGAAGGCGACAAGCTCCACGTCGCGGTCACCGGCCAAGGCGTCTGGGGCACCAAGAATGACCTCATCAAATGGTTTGGCCTGTCTGACACCCAAGTGCGCGTGACGAACCCCGACATCGGTGGCGGGTTCGGCATGAAGGCGATGGAGTATCCGGAATACCGCCTTGTGGCGCTCGCTGCCCGCCAAACGGGCCACCCCGTCCGCTGGATCGGCGAACGCACGGAATCCATGCTGTCGGACAATGCGGGCCGCGACCTGAACGTCACCTGCACGCTTGGCTTCGATGCGAACAACAAGATCACCGCCTACAAGGTCGACAGCCTGTCGAACATGGGCGCTTACAACTCGGAATTCGCCCAAGCCATCCAATCGAACCTCTTTGCTCGCGTCCTTTGCGGCCCCTACGACATCCAAACCATGTACTTCCGCAATCGCGGCATCTTCACCAACACCACGCAAGTCGATGCCTATCGCGGGGCAGGGCGGCCCGAGGCGATCTATGCCCTTGAACGCGTGATGGACTTCGCCGCACGGGAACTTGGCGTCGACCCACTCGACCTGCGCCGCACGAACTTCATCGCTGACGAGGCCTTCCCCTACAAGACGGCCACAGATGAGCTTTACGATGTTGGCGAATTCAACCGCGTCCTGACCCGCGCGGCGACTGAGGGCGACGTCGCAGGCTTCGCCGCCCGCCGCGCCACGTCTGAGGCAAACGGCAAATATCGCGGCCTTGGCGTCGCCTACTACATCGAAAGCATCCTCGGCGACCCCTCCGAGACCGCAAAGATCGAACTGCACGACGGCGGCGCGCGCCTTTACGTCGGCACCCAATCGAACGGGCAGGGACATGAGACCGTCTACCGCCAGATCCTGCATGACCAGACCGGCCTGCCGTTTGACCAGATCGAGGTCGTCCAAGGCGACAGCGACCTGATCGCCAAAGGCGGTGGCACCGGCGGATCACGCTCTGTCACAACGCAGGGAGTGGCGATGCGCAAGACGGCGGATGTGCTAATCTCTAACCTGACGGCGTTCTTGGATAAGAATATGGACACCACCGACATGACATTCGACGCAGAGGAGGGCGTGTTCCGCGCCCCGGGCTCGAATGTCGTCGTCACCTTGCTGGAGGCCGCTGAAAAGGCGCATCAGGCGGGCGAAGGCCACCTTGCCACGTCCGAGGAAACCACCAAGCTGCCCGGACGCTCCTTCCCCAACGGCTGCCATATCGCCGAGGTCGAGATTGACGCCGACACCGGCGAGACCCGCGTCGACCGCTACACCGTCGTCGATGATTTGGGCGTGCTGATGAACCCGATGCTTGCCGAAGGGCAGGTGCACGGCGGCGTCGTGCAAGGCATCGGACAGGCGATCACTGAACAGGTGGTCTATGACGAAGACGGCCAGCTTCTGACCGCCACCTTCATGGACTACGGCATGCCGCGAGCCGATGACGTGCCCTATGTCGCCTTCTACACCGAGGAAATCCCCTCCACCGCCAATCCGCTTGGCATGAAGGGCTGTGGCGAGGCCGGGACGGTTGGCGCGCTTGGCGCTGTCGCCAACGCTGTGCAAGACGCACTCTGGCCGCTCGGCCTGCGGCAGGTGGACATGCCGTTCACGCCATCGCGCGTGTGGCACATGTTGCAGGAGGCGAAGGGCCAAGTTGCGGCTGAGTGA
- a CDS encoding DUF2235 domain-containing protein, protein MRLSERISGWLRGLRSAAPPAPVDAPRSCTHVILLDGTMSSLTPGCETNIGLTFCLLQDLPTDSTVRLYYEPGIQWRGVLRAHEVMAGIGINRQIKRAYAWLATGYKPGDRIFLMGYSRGAYAVRSLGGLIDRMGLLRRELVAQGMVEEIYSLYREDPEGAAAQALSGRVCFREVPIRFLGAYDTVRALGIRYPLVWRFLPLPHPYHSHTLGDHVEVARQALALDETRVAYAPVLWDTTAPNRSGRDVRQVWFKGNHGDIGGQLNGRATARPRSNISLVWMLEEVAEAGLSLPVGWQGRFQTDHDAPSIGNFAGFGKLFWARRRRVVGVDPSERLHPSAKGHSGVPTLDTNDTDGQPAPG, encoded by the coding sequence TTGCGGCTGAGTGAGCGGATATCTGGCTGGCTGCGCGGCCTGCGCAGTGCCGCGCCCCCCGCGCCGGTAGATGCGCCGCGCAGTTGCACCCATGTCATCCTGCTCGACGGCACGATGTCATCCCTCACACCGGGCTGCGAAACCAATATCGGCCTCACCTTCTGCCTCTTGCAGGACCTTCCCACTGATAGCACCGTGCGCCTCTATTACGAGCCGGGCATCCAATGGCGTGGCGTCCTGCGTGCGCATGAGGTGATGGCGGGCATCGGCATCAACCGCCAGATCAAACGCGCCTATGCATGGCTCGCCACCGGGTACAAACCGGGCGACCGCATTTTTCTGATGGGGTATTCGCGTGGCGCCTATGCCGTCCGCTCGCTCGGCGGGCTGATCGACCGCATGGGCCTTCTGCGCCGCGAACTCGTCGCCCAAGGCATGGTTGAAGAGATCTACAGCCTCTACCGCGAAGACCCGGAGGGCGCGGCCGCGCAGGCGCTGAGTGGGCGCGTTTGTTTCCGGGAGGTGCCGATCCGCTTTCTGGGTGCTTACGACACTGTCCGCGCCCTTGGCATCCGCTATCCGCTGGTCTGGCGCTTCTTGCCCCTGCCGCACCCCTACCACAGCCACACCCTTGGCGATCATGTCGAGGTGGCGCGCCAGGCGCTCGCCCTTGATGAAACCCGCGTGGCCTATGCGCCGGTTCTTTGGGATACGACAGCGCCCAACCGCAGCGGGCGCGATGTGCGACAGGTTTGGTTCAAGGGCAACCACGGCGACATCGGCGGCCAGTTGAATGGCAGGGCGACGGCGCGTCCCCGCTCCAACATCTCACTCGTCTGGATGCTGGAAGAGGTGGCGGAAGCGGGCCTTTCCCTACCGGTCGGATGGCAGGGCCGCTTTCAAACGGATCACGACGCGCCCTCGATTGGCAATTTCGCGGGCTTCGGCAAACTCTTCTGGGCCCGCAGGCGGCGCGTTGTGGGCGTTGACCCGTCCGAGCGCCTCCACCCCAGCGCCAAGGGCCATTCCGGCGTTCCAACGCTCGACACCAATGATACAGACGGACAGCCCGCGCCCGGCTGA
- the hrpB gene encoding ATP-dependent helicase HrpB, with protein sequence MSMELPIDTILPELVAALRAEGRAVLQAPPGAGKTTRVPLALLPEVTGKIIMLEPRRLAARAAAERMADTLGEAVGQTVGYRVRGDNAVGPDTRIEVVTEGILTRMLQNDPELPGVGAVIFDEFHERSLNADLGLALTWEVRRALREDLWLVVMSATLDAGPVAAMLDDAPMISSKGRAFPVETKWLDVPPRKELRFEAAVADLVLQAMREAEGGCLVFLPGEGEIRRVAALLEGSLRRDVVLRPLFGAMKLAEQRAAVRPEANGRKLVLATSIAETSLTIEDVRIVVDAGRSRRARFDPGSGMARLVTEPVSRAEADQRRGRAGRVAPGVCYRMWTKGAEGALPAYPPAEIEAADLTGLALELALWGGAEGLAFLTEPPEGAMAEARALLRELGALNAGDAITPHGKELARMPLHPRLAHMLALGGEGSARLAALLAERDPLRGQGVDLKRRLRALDKPKEFNADPGAIARIRQEAKRLKRFEAGPTLGPGAQAALAYPDRIGLRRAGEQPRFVLSGGKGAVMPEGDGLAGARLIVATDLDGNPREARIRAAVEVSEAEVRALYGDRIAWVDVCEWSKRTRRVEARRQERLGALVLEDRVWKDAAPEAVAEALLDGVRDLGLGALGWSKRAKLLRARVAFSGVADVSDAGLMAGLEDWALPFLSGLKSADDLKRFDPAQALEAWLGWDAMQEVARLAPESWVSPLGRSVAIDYSGDVPEVALRLQEVFGTREHPRIGPDRLPLKLTLLSPAQRPVQVTTDLPGFWDGSYAEVRKEMRAKYPKHPWPEDPREADPTLRAKKRKGG encoded by the coding sequence ATGTCCATGGAGCTGCCCATCGACACCATCCTGCCCGAGCTTGTTGCCGCCTTGCGGGCCGAAGGGCGTGCCGTTCTGCAGGCCCCACCCGGTGCGGGCAAGACCACGCGTGTACCACTGGCCTTGCTGCCTGAGGTCACGGGCAAGATCATTATGCTGGAGCCGCGCAGGCTGGCCGCGCGCGCGGCGGCGGAGCGGATGGCGGACACGTTGGGCGAAGCGGTTGGGCAGACCGTGGGCTACCGCGTGCGCGGTGACAATGCCGTTGGACCGGACACTCGTATCGAAGTGGTGACCGAGGGCATCCTGACGCGGATGCTGCAGAACGATCCAGAACTGCCGGGTGTGGGCGCCGTCATCTTCGACGAGTTCCACGAGCGGTCGTTGAACGCCGACCTTGGGCTGGCGCTGACATGGGAAGTGCGCAGGGCCCTGCGCGAGGACCTTTGGCTGGTGGTGATGTCAGCCACGCTGGATGCGGGGCCAGTCGCGGCGATGCTAGACGACGCGCCGATGATCTCGTCCAAAGGACGGGCCTTTCCGGTCGAGACCAAGTGGCTGGACGTGCCGCCGCGCAAGGAATTGCGGTTTGAGGCGGCGGTGGCCGATTTGGTATTGCAGGCTATGCGTGAAGCGGAAGGAGGCTGTCTGGTCTTCCTTCCGGGTGAGGGGGAAATCCGGCGGGTGGCCGCGTTGTTGGAGGGGAGTCTGCGGCGCGATGTGGTGCTACGCCCTCTGTTTGGCGCGATGAAGCTGGCGGAGCAACGGGCGGCGGTCAGGCCAGAGGCCAATGGTCGAAAACTGGTGCTGGCCACGTCGATTGCCGAGACCTCCCTGACCATCGAAGACGTGCGCATTGTCGTGGACGCAGGCCGGTCGCGCCGGGCGCGGTTTGATCCCGGCAGCGGGATGGCACGGCTGGTGACGGAACCTGTTAGCCGGGCGGAGGCGGATCAAAGGCGGGGCCGCGCGGGTCGGGTTGCGCCCGGGGTCTGCTACCGGATGTGGACGAAAGGGGCCGAGGGGGCCTTGCCCGCCTACCCGCCTGCCGAGATCGAGGCGGCGGATTTGACCGGTTTGGCCTTGGAACTGGCGCTGTGGGGCGGGGCCGAGGGCTTGGCGTTTCTGACCGAGCCGCCGGAGGGCGCGATGGCGGAAGCGCGAGCGTTGCTGCGCGAGCTGGGGGCTCTGAACGCTGGCGACGCGATCACACCCCATGGCAAGGAGCTTGCCCGGATGCCGCTGCATCCGAGGCTGGCGCATATGTTGGCGCTTGGCGGCGAGGGCTCCGCCCGTCTGGCGGCGCTTTTGGCTGAACGTGATCCGTTGCGGGGGCAAGGCGTGGACCTGAAGCGGCGGTTGCGGGCTTTGGACAAGCCCAAAGAGTTCAATGCCGATCCCGGTGCCATTGCGCGCATCCGACAGGAGGCTAAGCGGCTGAAGCGGTTTGAGGCGGGTCCGACACTGGGGCCGGGCGCGCAGGCGGCTTTGGCGTACCCGGACCGGATCGGGCTGCGGCGCGCGGGGGAGCAGCCTCGGTTCGTGCTGTCTGGCGGTAAGGGCGCGGTGATGCCGGAGGGCGACGGGTTGGCTGGAGCGCGGCTGATCGTGGCGACCGATCTGGATGGCAATCCGAGGGAGGCGCGGATCCGCGCGGCTGTTGAGGTGTCGGAGGCTGAAGTCCGGGCGCTCTATGGGGATCGGATCGCTTGGGTAGACGTGTGCGAATGGTCCAAACGGACGCGGCGGGTAGAGGCGCGGCGGCAGGAGCGGTTGGGTGCGCTGGTGCTGGAGGATCGGGTCTGGAAGGACGCAGCGCCAGAAGCGGTGGCCGAGGCCCTGCTGGACGGGGTGCGTGATCTTGGCCTGGGCGCATTGGGATGGTCGAAACGGGCGAAGCTGTTGCGGGCACGGGTCGCGTTTTCCGGCGTGGCGGACGTGTCAGACGCGGGTTTGATGGCGGGGCTGGAGGATTGGGCGCTTCCGTTTCTGTCGGGCCTGAAAAGCGCTGATGATTTGAAGCGTTTCGACCCGGCGCAGGCGCTGGAGGCGTGGCTCGGGTGGGACGCCATGCAGGAGGTCGCGCGGCTGGCGCCGGAGAGCTGGGTGTCGCCGCTCGGGCGCTCGGTGGCGATTGATTATTCGGGCGACGTGCCAGAGGTCGCGCTGCGCCTGCAGGAGGTATTCGGCACGCGGGAGCATCCTCGGATCGGACCGGATCGGCTGCCACTGAAATTGACCCTGCTGAGCCCGGCGCAGAGGCCGGTTCAGGTCACGACCGACTTGCCGGGGTTTTGGGACGGGTCTTATGCCGAGGTGCGCAAGGAGATGCGGGCGAAGTACCCGAAACATCCCTGGCCGGAGGACCCGCGGGAGGCCGACCCGACGTTGCGGGCAAAGAAGCGAAAGGGAGGTTGA
- the meaB gene encoding methylmalonyl Co-A mutase-associated GTPase MeaB, producing MDDLAERVAAGDRRALARAVTLVESTRLDHQEQALALLDQLRGLDRQALRIGLSGTPGVGKSTFIEAFGMMLVKAGLRVAVLAVDPSSARSGGSILGDKTRMDRLSREKGAFIRPSPSSAALGGVARRTREAISLCEAAAFDVVLIETVGVGQSETMVAQMCDLFVLLLAPGGGDDLQGVKRGIMEMADIILVNKADGDLKTTAIRTVSDYASALMLLRKRPQDPDDFPKALAVSAVEGGGLDQAWAEMQALADWRKAEGHWDRTRAAQAAHWFEQEVREGLLARLTQDAEIKAQMRNSAEAVARGEATATAAARAILKQLR from the coding sequence ATGGACGATCTGGCAGAGAGGGTGGCAGCAGGCGATAGACGGGCCTTGGCCCGTGCCGTGACGCTGGTGGAAAGCACGCGGCTCGATCATCAGGAACAGGCGCTCGCATTGCTCGATCAATTGCGCGGGCTGGATCGTCAGGCTCTGCGCATCGGCCTGTCAGGCACGCCCGGTGTAGGCAAATCCACGTTCATCGAGGCGTTTGGCATGATGCTGGTCAAAGCGGGCCTGCGTGTTGCTGTGCTGGCCGTGGACCCGTCCTCGGCCCGCTCCGGCGGCTCCATTCTTGGTGATAAGACCCGAATGGATCGCTTGAGTCGCGAGAAGGGCGCGTTCATCCGCCCCTCCCCATCCTCCGCCGCGCTCGGTGGCGTTGCCCGCCGCACGCGAGAGGCAATCAGCTTGTGTGAGGCCGCTGCCTTCGACGTCGTGCTGATCGAGACCGTCGGCGTGGGCCAGTCCGAGACGATGGTGGCACAGATGTGCGACCTATTCGTCCTGCTCCTCGCGCCAGGTGGGGGGGACGACCTGCAGGGCGTGAAGCGCGGCATCATGGAAATGGCCGACATTATCCTAGTGAACAAGGCGGATGGAGACCTCAAAACCACCGCGATCCGCACCGTCTCCGACTATGCCAGCGCCTTGATGCTGCTGCGCAAACGCCCGCAAGATCCGGACGATTTCCCGAAGGCGCTTGCCGTGTCTGCCGTGGAAGGGGGCGGGCTCGACCAAGCCTGGGCCGAGATGCAGGCACTGGCCGATTGGCGCAAGGCAGAGGGGCATTGGGACCGCACCCGCGCGGCGCAGGCCGCGCATTGGTTCGAGCAGGAAGTGCGTGAGGGACTATTGGCGCGGCTCACGCAAGATGCGGAAATCAAGGCCCAGATGCGCAACAGCGCAGAGGCCGTGGCGCGGGGCGAGGCCACAGCGACGGCAGCTGCACGGGCCATTCTCAAGCAGTTGCGTTAG
- a CDS encoding DUF4166 domain-containing protein, translating into MLYPTAMGAAFDDLPEALQRFHSVDGSDFYKGRVTVTHGNAMARMVAQAGGMPGTSGEMPFTFRMTRDRDVEIWERNFDGHMTRSKQWLEAPGIVAEQVGTSVFLMEPKVLDGGLHIPITKITGFGLPVPKGLVVSCEGVEGVGSDGAITFDVHAKVKGLGLIIRYQGEMTRFTGR; encoded by the coding sequence ATGCTCTACCCCACGGCCATGGGTGCCGCCTTTGACGACCTACCCGAGGCGTTGCAGCGGTTTCATTCGGTTGATGGCTCAGATTTCTACAAAGGCCGCGTGACCGTGACCCACGGCAATGCAATGGCCCGCATGGTCGCGCAGGCGGGCGGCATGCCGGGCACGTCTGGTGAGATGCCGTTCACCTTCCGAATGACCCGCGACCGTGACGTGGAGATCTGGGAGCGGAATTTTGACGGTCATATGACCCGCTCCAAACAATGGCTGGAAGCACCTGGCATCGTGGCCGAGCAGGTGGGGACCAGCGTGTTCCTGATGGAGCCGAAGGTGCTGGACGGCGGGCTGCATATTCCGATCACGAAGATCACCGGCTTTGGCCTTCCGGTGCCGAAGGGCTTGGTGGTCAGTTGTGAGGGCGTGGAAGGTGTCGGTTCGGATGGGGCAATCACATTTGACGTTCATGCCAAGGTGAAGGGCCTCGGGCTGATCATCCGCTATCAGGGTGAGATGACGCGGTTTACAGGCCGCTAA
- a CDS encoding thiol-disulfide oxidoreductase DCC family protein: MPVARRSSDLVDPQSQAPDRRTGRGDLPLNALVSDLPQALQTRLANRDLIVFDGECVLCSGFFRFITRVDRAERFRFAHAQSDLGADLYNALGLPPDDFETNLILVNGVTYTHLDSFAAAMRAVGWPWRALSIVRFLPRPLKTFLYNRIARNRYALFGRYETCMIPEPGVMARFIDRDDEAT, from the coding sequence GTGCCAGTCGCGCGACGAAGCAGTGACCTCGTCGACCCTCAAAGCCAAGCGCCTGATCGACGAACAGGGCGAGGCGATCTTCCGCTGAACGCCCTCGTCTCCGACCTGCCCCAAGCGCTGCAAACGCGCCTCGCCAACCGCGACCTGATCGTTTTCGACGGCGAATGCGTGCTGTGCTCCGGCTTCTTCCGCTTCATCACCCGAGTAGACCGTGCGGAACGCTTCCGCTTCGCCCACGCCCAGTCAGATCTGGGAGCAGACCTATACAACGCGCTCGGTCTGCCACCCGATGATTTCGAGACCAACCTGATCCTCGTCAACGGTGTCACCTACACCCACCTCGACAGTTTCGCCGCCGCGATGCGCGCCGTCGGCTGGCCTTGGCGGGCGCTTTCCATCGTCCGGTTTTTGCCCCGCCCGCTGAAAACCTTCCTCTACAATCGCATCGCCCGGAACCGCTATGCCCTTTTCGGCCGCTACGAGACGTGCATGATACCGGAGCCGGGCGTGATGGCGCGGTTCATCGACCGAGACGACGAGGCGACATAA